The following coding sequences are from one Mytilus trossulus isolate FHL-02 chromosome 8, PNRI_Mtr1.1.1.hap1, whole genome shotgun sequence window:
- the LOC134681121 gene encoding RWD domain-containing protein 4-like, translating to MSNKELQEEELEVLHSIYDGDESFKQVNETTFQYKYGEEGNHRSFVMEISWTADYPKQSPNIKLDAFYNKHILSNVKETIKNSVAEQIPDLIGCAMTYTLFEHVKENYPELISEQPEVPSLNQNDEDKNQPDVSKKKEKKEQLTKNQKRKMYERMNAAGEKPRGYDWVDIIKHLSQSGVQT from the exons ATGTCCAACAAAGAACTACAGGAG GAAGAGTTGGAAGTCCTCCATTCAATATATGATGGTGATGAAAGTTTTAAACAAGTAAATGAGACAACATTCCAGTATAAA TATGGTGAAGAAGGCAATCATAGATCATTTGTAATGGAGATTTCATGGACAGCGGACTATCCAAAACAGAGTCCTAATATTAAGTTAGATGCTTTCTACAATAAACACAT attGAGTAACGTGAAAGAAACAATAAAGAACAGTGTAGCGGAGCAG ATACCAGATTTGATTGGCTGTGCCATGACGTATACCTTATTTGAACATGTAAAAGAGAATTATCCTGAACTGATATCAGAACAGCCAGAAGTCCCATCTCTTAATCAG AATGATGAAGATAAGAATCAACCAGATGTTtctaaaaagaaagaaaagaaagaacaGTTAACTAAAAATCAGAAGAGAAAAATGTATGAAAGAATGAATGCAGCAGGAGAGAAACCGAGGGGTTATGATTGGGTGGATATAATCAAACATTTGAGTCAGAGCGGTGTTCAAACTTAA